GCCCTTGACGACGGTCATGTGGTCTGTCTGCAACTTGTGATAGTGCCACGCCTTCACAACGCCGGGATAGGCCGCTGTCAGGTACACCTGGCCAAATTTTTCAAAGATCTCGTCATCCGATCTCAATATCTCCATAAGCCGTCCCCTCTCGTCCGGGATGACCTTGAGCTCCTTGATCTTGACTCCCTCTATTTTCCTTATTGTTACCATGTTATCCCTGCAAGTCTCCTTAAACGTTATTGGCCCCGGTATCTGCCACAAGCTTTGAAGCTGTTAGGAGGGAGTCGAACGTTCCGGCGTCGGTCCACCACCCCTCTATCTCCCCCCATGTAAGGTTTCCCTTCTTGATGTATTCGTTGTTCACATCGGTGATCTCCAGCTCGCCCCGCTGGGAGGGCTCGAGGTCGTTGATAATGTCGAATACCGTATTGTCGTACATATATATCCCGATTACGGCGTAGTTCGATTTGGGCTTTTTCGGCTTCTCCTCGATCTTTACTATCCTGTCGCCGTCTATCTCCGGGACGCCGAAGCGCTGGGGATCGCCAACCTTCTTGAGGAGAATCTTCGCCCCGTCCTTCTGTTTCATGAAGTCTTTGACCGGATCGTTGATGTTTCTCTCTATGATGTTGTCCCCCAGTATCACGCAGATCTTCTTTCCCTCGGCGAAGTGTCCCGCGAGCGAGAGGGCGTCCGCAATTCCCCCCTCCCCCTCCTGGTAGGCGTAGTTCAAGCGCTTAAGTCCGAAGTCCGCCCCGTTTTTCAAAAGCCTTAAAAAATCGCCCGCGCTGTTGCCTCCGGTCACGATGAGAATATCCTCTATCCCGGCGTTCACGAGGGTCTGTATCGGGTAGAAGATCATAGGTTTGTTGTAAATAGGTAGCAGATGCTTGTTGGTGATCCTAGTTAATGGATAGAGCCTCGATCCCAGTCCGCCTGCTAAAATTACACCTTTCATTGGAATATCCACAAAATAGTTTTCGCCACAAAACAGTTTTAGATTTAACCGCTTCAAGCCTGAAGGCCCCGATGGGCCCGATATCCTAAAAAGAAAAACGGGCTCAATACCGATAGATTTCGGCTATCATCCCTATCTCCTTTTCTTCAACTTTCCCTCATTAAAATGCCAAGAGAGATAGATAACATAAAAAAGTGTTTTTATCAAGGAAATAACGGGATTGTTCGATTATAT
Above is a window of Candidatus Zymogenus saltonus DNA encoding:
- a CDS encoding NTP transferase domain-containing protein, translated to MKGVILAGGLGSRLYPLTRITNKHLLPIYNKPMIFYPIQTLVNAGIEDILIVTGGNSAGDFLRLLKNGADFGLKRLNYAYQEGEGGIADALSLAGHFAEGKKICVILGDNIIERNINDPVKDFMKQKDGAKILLKKVGDPQRFGVPEIDGDRIVKIEEKPKKPKSNYAVIGIYMYDNTVFDIINDLEPSQRGELEITDVNNEYIKKGNLTWGEIEGWWTDAGTFDSLLTASKLVADTGANNV